In the Periophthalmus magnuspinnatus isolate fPerMag1 chromosome 11, fPerMag1.2.pri, whole genome shotgun sequence genome, GAAGGACCACTGCTCAGAAACCTGCTCATGGCGAAGCAGAGCACTCGACCAGGGGCAGGTAGAGCAGATTCTTCCAAAGTAGAACAAATATTTATTCTCAAAGTCCATGGATCATTATTCTATGGCCATGAGTATTTGACCAGGTGTGTGTGGAACTTTAAATACAGGTCAAATATGTCTACTTTCAGATGAGGAAGGGTTTCTGTAGTGCTGGggttgattttgtttgtttgttgcctTGGTGACTGACATACATTATACCAATGCCTTAACTCTCATATTTCATGTTTGGTTTTATGTGAGTGTAATGTTTGGACAGGTAATATTACAGCAACaatattatgtttaaaatgactttaaagggcccatattacgctatattctgatctatgatataatgttgtttactcatcaaaaacgtcCCAGGAGTTGTCtcgtttcatttacatgtttaacagacaaaccctgcatacttGGGctatatcacaaggtggaacagactgttatgtggtaatacaaaaagtactccactgtgtttttttttaactccatacatctttGCTAGTATCATTTGGATTGTTTCTCTACtgaaaaaagataaaaggtagctgttaagttgaaagcTACTACTatatgatatcacaaggtggagtgggGCATTTGAGGTTGGGGGAAGATGACGGCCTATTAACGCAGGATtacttaaacgtgtgaatgaaacaaaacacagcaccaggtatgtttttgaggagctaacatAACTACTAAAAACTGACAAAagttagttttgtgtaataggaccttttaaaatgactaaGCATCACTTTTGCTCTAGCCCCTTAGTACAAGTTCTACCTCATGCTTgagttggaaaaacaataatttggagttaaaaaaaaaaaaaaaaagcctaaaagGAATGCAATCGCCGCTATTTAAATTGGATTGTTGGCCCTTTGCAAGTTAACAATTTTAATTTTGGAACACTTCAGTAAATTATAGAAGACAGTCCCTCATTAAGAGTGGCCTTTTCTGGTCCTTGAAGTGTGtttaatttaatattgtttGATCGTACATGATTCCTTTGTTTATATTATGGGTTTGAAAGTTTTTTCTATGTTGCTTTGGAACTGTTTGACTGCATGGTGATTGTTGAATGTTGCTAGTATGGTTTGGCTTCTAGGGCAATGAtgttgtttctgatgaaaaataaaaatgcctttTTTCTGGTCTATCAAGTCTGTGATATCTGTTCTGTGTAGATTACTAATCGATGGTGTGGGAATGTTTGAGGAACAAGGAAGTAGCTTACAATAATTCAAATTCTAAGAACATATCTGGAAAAtctttaaagtgatagtatgtaactttctgagggTGGAAAGTCAAATGATGAAACATGAAGAACATGGAAATAGTTcaagttaaaaccaaactttggaacattctccatgaagatagatgagttttatgtcctactgtggaagattataaccaaaggaacaacagttccacagaaacaagcaggaaaaggCCCTTCTCCAGgctaagagtcaggtttgtggagatgcaagcctgctcacagtaaggacaaatgtttttagtgcaataaaaacattcatagtagaaaaaagtgcttttattttagtgtattttttcacaaaaagttacatacaagttacatactggagctttaaagatgcaccatggaacttttctggggaGGGTTTGTCAGCTGTCTACATGAagattccatagtatggcattaattctGTTGTAGAGCCCAATTCAGTAATTTCTTGTACAACTACTGTCACAACAGTGCaacaagctgaaaaatctaactttagttaaattcagttaaaagaaaagcaaatgtttccacaaatgcacaaagcacttcccACTGCAGATTTTTCCAGAAACAATATAGCCCGTATTTCTACTGAAATATAGACCAAAGTACATTTGccgtcatgtttgttttggttcattctgctctGGCTTCATTACAAACCACAGTACTGCCCTGAGATTGGTCAGCAGTGACAGTATTTTCTGCATTTTGGTGCATTTTAGAGTTGCCTAGACGAGGTTCATGGCACCTGGTCCCCTTTTCATTTTACTCCTCAAGTTTAGTGCAGATCATTAAAATCCACATGCCAGCAGCAAtggcatttttaaaactttattttgtcAACTGCTCAATAATGTCAAAAAACAATACTGTCCAACTATCCAAACAAACTACATTTGCTGCACAACAAAATTATCTGTAAAACCACAAACTAAACAGTTATTGGCCATGGGCTGGGCCTGCATGGACAGTTTGGTGGCATGAAGTTTTGTTGGATCCACTAACTTCATGTCTGGCTGAAGGGTCATTGCAGTGCTCTAGGAATTCCTTTTGTGGAtcatttttgtggattttggaAAAGGAATAATCTGTTTGCCCGCAATTAATTTAAATAcggtcagaaaaaaacaacatcaaattAAAACTGGACTGAGTGACCCCTTATGAGTAGGATAAACGGTGTCTCATGTGACTctttgacaaaaccagtgccTGTCAAATGAATGTGCAGATGTCACATAGACTATCTCATAAACATGAAAGAACTTATCGGAGGTCATGTAACTTGGCTGACATCAATATTTCTAACAAGGAGCTAGGCCTATCTCATATGTAAAATTTCAAGACAAGGAAAGCACTGGGAATTCTACATATGAATGTACATTGTGCCACATCTAAATTAGTTTATATAAAAGTCTGGTTTAATCAGACAGATCCAGatatattttctgaaacatGGTTATCAAATGAAATAGGTTCTATGGCAATCAAAATTGAAAATTACACAAAGTTTTTCCTTGTGACAGGCAATCTAAGTTGGAGTTGCCATTTAAAGATTACCTGTCTGTGGATGTTTATTCTCCTGCTCAAagcctaaatgttttgaatatctgtCTCCGTCTATTAGTTATAGAAATtattctgataaaaaaaattggCTGCTCTTGGTGATCTGTTCATGACGCTGCctaaactggaaaattatgAGGTCCTAATAAAGGcgatataaatattaactggctgGAGAAAGAGTCTGAAAAGTTGAAAGACCTATACAATGGTCTGAATTGCACACAACTAATTTCTATTCTGACCAGACCTGActctataaatgtaaataaaggcaCACTCATTGACATAATCGTAACAAACAACCACTTAGTTATAAGGCATTTTTTAACCATCTAATTTTAGTGACCACTGTCCAACTGGGTGTATTCAAAATACaatgttaaaaatacacatcCTGTAATGAACAGGCTTCATCTCTGACCTGCATTACAGAGATATCAGGTGAACATCAGCATTCTCTGACAAGCAGATGACCttaaacttttttattaatacatttaaagaaaTTGCAGACAGGCCAATATGCACCTAAAAAAATttaatgaaaaactgtaacaaTTCTTGGTTCAACACAGAAATTGCAAGTTTGataattagagaaagaaatatTCCCTCTCAGACCCCAGTATTCACGCATTACCAACTGATATTGTATTGGACTCAGATATTAGAAATTCTAGGTATTCTAGGAGGGTGGGTGTCATTGACAGTGTGTTAAACACAGGGAAAACCGTTTGTGATAATAATGATCTCCAGGTGGGCGGGAACAGAGTGATCACGTGTCCGCGCTCTTCCTTCTCGGCTCCCGTAGCTCCCTGTGCATTAGCTTTTGGCGCCTGTCCTGCAGCTCACAAACAGAAGACAGACTGACCGCGTGGTAAGGAGCTTTAACttcaatttgcacatttaaaaacgcCTCAACTTTAATATTAAAACCCTCATTTCGCCTGTGTTCCCGCTAAAAGCAGCGATCTTTAGCCACTGTGTGTAGTTCTCTGCGGCGCTAGCTAGCGTTGTATCTTTGTGCAGCCTGCGTGGTTTCACACAAGACATATGCTGTTAAACTGTGGATCGACACATGAGTAAATTATGTAACCTTGCGCCTTTGACTGATTTAAAATTATGTTTCTGCCGGGCAAGTTTGTGTGGATTTGCAGCTGCATTGGCCTTACCGCAGGGCCCAGTCTTTACAACGCTATTGTCCTACATATGCTCGCGGTGAAGAGACTACTTCTTCTCCGTGTGCTGTGGAAATCTAGCTAAAAAAGCGCACTTTGCTTATCGTCTCGTTTGAAATGGCGTTCTTTTGTTCATTGGTGGCTCTCAAAATGTTCTGTACAATTAGGCAGGGAGAGAGTGTGaataaatccatccatccataatGTAACTAGAGTATAGGCCCCAGGACAGTTGACTATGTGATCAGTGCGGCTTGATGCCAGCTTCAACGAGGAAGGGGTGTATTGCAATTTTAAGACGGACATTTATGAATTACTATTAAGTTGGAATCTAATCATTAATGGAATACCAAGTGGCAAGTTTACCTTTTATAAATGTGCCTTTATTGTGAACACAGGGCAAGAACCAAAGAACAAGGCTGGCTGGTTTAACATAGACGGCAAGTGTGAGGGCTATACAGTGATGTTGCCATAAAGCATGATGCTGAgaaggcttgcctctccacaaacctgactcttgtttgGCCTTGAagagggcctcctcctccttccaaacattcctttggctataatcttgcAAATCCAATGAGAagttcattggtcacctatgattaaCAAATAAGATCGTATTTATCTCGCCTAaaaattaacagtttagtgcttcgctcattgattctacagaaattggtgatattttttttttttaaagatacagaCAGAACACTGTCCCCGATTGGTTTATCTACCCGTTactcatgcccatctgaactcagggagattcatTAGTGAACAGACATCCATCGTTGTTAAGTACTAAAgcgtgtattctggatcccaggcaaatatTCCACACTGGTATAAAATTTTCTATTTGCatgaaatcatgcaggtgacgtgccacctccagaaagttaggTGGTGCTCCTTTAATATATAAGAGGCTACAAGAGGGTTTGCTCCATACCTGGCACACAATGTCCTTTGAGAATGCAGTCTTGGTTAATTGATCCACAAAGGACATTTTTTGGACAGAGCAGCTCAAATATACCACATTAGGATATGTTGATATTGGTCTCTGCTTATATATCCTCGTAACTAACACCACATTGTATTTGTAGCCATCGTCATGGGTAAAAAGCAGAACACAAAGTCCAAGAAGGACTCAAGCACATCAGAGGAGCCCGAAGAATTTGTGGTGGAGAAGATCCTGGACCAGCGCCTCGTCAATGGCAAAGTGGAGTTTTACCTCAAGTGGAAGGGCTTTACAGAGTGAGTGTGGACTGctgtgctgccccctgctgagcTGGAGCTGCCTGGTATGAACCAGAGCAGGGCTTTGCGTCTCCTCTGTGTGGTGTCTGTCTGCTGCATGCTATAAGAGATAATGTGTAAGAGatacatacaccttcagtagaatcatttgatcatttcagtcctggatttgccaaactttgaagttacagctattgttttagcccaGGGGCCTCCAATTTATAGCTCGGGAGCTACCAATAGCTCTATACCCACCAAGagatttctgaataatatgtatTGTGCTGAATAACTAAAATTTTATTCATTACCGTTGTAAATGTATCATTTTGATGCCTAACTTTTTGCACTCTTAAAATGGATAATGTTTTATATAGGCATCTTACTGCAACCCATCTAAGGCTTGGACCTCTTATACTCAATTTCTTGCGAccactaaaaaaaatataatttttgtatTGCAAAAATTATTAAAACCCATTTTAATCTTACTTACCGCTGggtatttttcctgttctgtgGATGGACAAATATGTACTGGTTTTTCTTGTGtcctttcaatgtttttatgtgtttgtcttttttgttttctctctaTTGTAAAACTAATTGCCCCATGGGGGatacaaataaagtgaagttgAAGTTGCAAATGTAGCTCAATGGAGAAAAACGTTGGAGAGCCCCACAACTGTACAAAAGAcgaaacacaaatatatatatttttaaaaagcataaGGTTATTTTAGAGTATTGAAGAGTAAAGCGTTTCAATTGAGGCTGAAAAGTAGCTGTTGTTTTTAAGACTGCCACTAATGACGTCAAAAgatggaacggagcattttgagctttgtggaTGCAGACAACCTAATCCAGGATTAGTAAAGGATTAATAAAGTGTACCTAGTTCTTAGAAAGATTTCCACAGTGTGAAAATCAGGTATCCCAGCTTTAATCAGATGTTACTTTATTCTTTATAGGATTACTTTCTGTATGCACTGTGACTGACTGATTCATCCCCAATGAAAGGTGGTCctaataaatgcatttgatgTGGCTTTCTCAGGGCTGACAACACATGGGAGCCTGAGGAGAACCTGGACTGTCCAGAGCTCATCTCGGCATTCCTGGAGGCGCAGAAGAACATCAAGGAGAAGCCTGCTGCCGTGAAGCGGAAGGCTTCTACTGAGGAGGCTGAGCCAGAGCCCAAGAAGACAGTGAGTGGCACAAATGAGGCTGTTTGCCCTGTTTATTTAGATCCTCATTAGCATCTGCTTTGTACTGCATCATCTCATGTTCCTGCGGCCATTTTAAGTTTTAACAGTTACAAttcagctcttgaggtcaaaataagtctgctatgTACTGTCTCCATCTAATTATGATGCTTTTTATTATCTGATTATCAGGGAgtgcacagtagcatgctagttgttgttagctttaccttgACTGCAAAGCTCCCCTCTGGTAGGGCTGGGTATCAAGAGGCTGCCAGTACCTTAATACGTAGGCCATAATGATTTGTTTCTCCATACAGTGCACTTTCGGTTCAAAACAATtggatatgtttttcaaattgaTACGATTTGGCCCCTTATTTTATGCTCAACTCCCTTTTCACAAATTAAACATGAATAGTGCCTTTATCTTCCATTTATAGAAAGAAATAACGAAGTGCGTTCTTTTT is a window encoding:
- the cbx3a gene encoding chromobox protein homolog 3a, encoding MGKKQNTKSKKDSSTSEEPEEFVVEKILDQRLVNGKVEFYLKWKGFTEADNTWEPEENLDCPELISAFLEAQKNIKEKPAAVKRKASTEEAEPEPKKTNEKPRGFARNLEPERIIGATDSSGELMFLMKWKDSDEADLVPAKEANKRCPQVVISFYEERLTWHSCPEDEAQ